In Providencia rettgeri, the following proteins share a genomic window:
- a CDS encoding Tn3 family transposase gives MKEIKSGRIQILTEQEIHELYSRPIFNQIEREEYFSLDPSIKKILTKMGKIETKIYLILLIGYFRAKPVVAQFKLREVKQDVDYIYATHFPNRKPKYPFIAKSTRATLIAKMHEILGFSRLLRQDKQALIERLGDVATICTYPKYIFDECLAFLGQNRIGLVGYSTLQNMITTVLANERHRTELILSNSVPPIIHKKLKKILHTKGVLNSLSGQQGAAKDFTPTELASEIETHNAIKSVYPDVKRLVGELGLSLGNLSYYASIIQHQSIYKIRRFPEWQGMLYLVCYLFFRYQETNDKLVTAFLYVTRKQREAASALAKLRIAEELEIIREKLMHAGNILHLFVDENVSDNTQFGDIRQNAFAMMSKDEIQLISQHLNKNSFDKTHYEWLYIDTQYRKIANTMRSLFLAIDIECEPGLQLLSSQLLTAKSELQKDKHISTVDQRLLLKNDKPFILIDEQVNTQRFEYYLYQKVARMIESNNIYINESASNKRLDDDLISATEWKKSHVIIQKTGLTRLNTPIQQTLSELTQKLRDQMERIGRNIHDGANDFVTLQPRSNQLTWKLANKRWKDDIDNPIYNQLQHMGIIEIMDYVHQKTGYLDAFKNIASKKKNTKAKEGDLLACIFGNGSNYGVHHMSSISDRAIGVLRAVNDGYIRPETTSEANDMIADALAKLPIFKYYTINESAPFGSIDGQKHGCRINTFKARFSAKYFRKGKGVSALTLVSNHVPINTKVISANEYEAHHAFDLLYNNTSHIQPKTLATDTHGVNNVNFAILDLFGYQFAPRYAKFKHVFNELFEIEYDEILSLKLKKSLNLSLIQEEWENIQWIICSLSRKTTTQSTVITKLSNSKKNNRTLAALREYDRIIKCLYVLDYVDDKMLRQFVQQALNRGEAYHQLRRAIASINGNQFRGGDDYQIEQWNDCARIIANCIIYYNSALLSSLIEKFARENNQEAVNMIAELSPVAWQHIQLAGNYTFGLKKDNIVLERLLENLDPLISEESLSLAA, from the coding sequence ATGAAAGAGATTAAATCAGGCCGTATTCAAATTTTGACAGAACAGGAGATTCATGAGCTCTATTCTCGTCCAATATTTAATCAAATTGAGCGTGAAGAATATTTTTCATTAGATCCGAGTATAAAAAAAATCCTCACTAAAATGGGAAAAATTGAAACGAAAATATATTTAATTCTTCTGATTGGTTATTTTCGCGCGAAGCCTGTTGTCGCTCAATTTAAACTACGAGAGGTTAAACAAGATGTCGACTATATTTATGCGACACATTTTCCAAATAGAAAGCCGAAATACCCCTTTATTGCTAAAAGTACTCGAGCAACATTGATCGCTAAAATGCATGAAATACTGGGTTTTTCGCGGTTATTAAGACAAGATAAACAAGCCTTGATAGAGCGTTTGGGTGATGTCGCAACAATCTGTACATACCCCAAATATATTTTTGATGAATGCCTCGCTTTTTTAGGTCAAAACAGAATTGGATTAGTGGGTTATTCCACTTTGCAAAATATGATCACCACGGTTTTAGCTAATGAGAGGCATCGTACCGAGTTGATCCTTTCAAATAGCGTGCCACCAATAATACATAAAAAATTAAAGAAGATACTGCATACAAAAGGGGTTTTAAATAGTCTATCTGGCCAACAAGGCGCAGCTAAAGATTTTACACCGACAGAGCTCGCAAGTGAAATTGAAACGCATAATGCCATAAAAAGTGTTTATCCCGACGTAAAACGTCTTGTTGGTGAATTGGGATTATCATTAGGTAATTTAAGCTATTATGCATCGATTATTCAACATCAATCGATTTATAAAATTCGTCGATTTCCCGAATGGCAAGGCATGTTATATCTGGTTTGTTATCTATTTTTTCGCTACCAAGAAACTAATGATAAATTGGTAACAGCTTTTTTATATGTGACGAGAAAGCAAAGGGAAGCTGCGAGTGCTTTAGCTAAGTTACGCATTGCAGAAGAACTGGAAATTATTCGTGAAAAGTTAATGCATGCGGGTAATATTTTACACCTCTTTGTTGATGAAAACGTCAGTGACAATACGCAATTTGGTGATATTCGCCAAAATGCATTTGCAATGATGTCTAAAGATGAAATTCAGTTAATAAGTCAACATCTTAATAAGAATAGTTTTGATAAAACCCATTATGAGTGGCTATACATTGATACACAATACAGAAAAATTGCGAATACAATGAGGTCACTCTTTCTCGCGATTGATATCGAGTGCGAACCAGGATTACAACTACTATCTTCCCAATTATTAACAGCAAAATCAGAACTTCAAAAAGATAAGCACATTTCTACCGTCGATCAGCGGTTACTGTTAAAAAACGATAAACCTTTTATCCTGATAGATGAACAGGTTAATACTCAACGATTTGAATACTATTTATACCAAAAAGTGGCTCGGATGATTGAGAGTAACAATATTTACATCAATGAAAGCGCCAGCAACAAGCGTTTAGACGATGATCTGATTTCAGCCACCGAGTGGAAAAAAAGCCATGTCATCATTCAAAAAACAGGATTAACTCGGCTCAATACACCGATACAACAAACGCTTTCGGAATTAACGCAAAAACTGAGAGACCAAATGGAGCGAATTGGTCGCAATATCCATGATGGAGCCAATGATTTCGTGACACTTCAACCGCGTTCAAATCAGTTAACATGGAAACTGGCGAATAAACGCTGGAAAGATGACATTGATAATCCCATATATAACCAGCTCCAACATATGGGGATCATTGAAATTATGGACTATGTTCATCAAAAAACGGGTTACTTAGATGCATTTAAAAATATCGCATCAAAAAAGAAAAACACTAAGGCCAAAGAGGGCGATTTACTCGCTTGCATATTTGGAAATGGCTCAAACTATGGTGTTCATCATATGTCATCAATATCAGATAGAGCCATCGGTGTGCTTAGAGCCGTCAATGATGGTTATATTAGGCCTGAAACAACGAGTGAAGCTAATGATATGATAGCTGATGCTTTAGCAAAACTCCCCATTTTCAAATATTATACGATTAACGAAAGTGCCCCATTTGGTAGTATTGATGGCCAAAAACATGGTTGCCGAATCAATACATTTAAAGCCCGTTTTTCTGCTAAATATTTCCGAAAAGGGAAAGGCGTATCAGCACTCACATTAGTTTCAAATCATGTACCAATAAATACGAAAGTGATTTCAGCCAATGAATATGAGGCTCACCACGCATTCGATTTACTCTATAATAATACCAGCCATATTCAGCCCAAAACATTAGCAACAGACACGCATGGCGTTAACAATGTAAACTTTGCTATCCTTGATCTCTTTGGGTATCAGTTTGCCCCGCGATATGCAAAATTTAAACACGTTTTTAATGAATTGTTTGAGATCGAGTATGATGAAATCCTTTCCCTGAAACTTAAAAAATCGCTCAACTTATCACTCATTCAAGAAGAGTGGGAAAATATTCAATGGATAATTTGTTCATTAAGCCGTAAAACGACGACACAAAGCACGGTGATTACTAAGCTTTCTAACAGTAAGAAAAACAATCGCACCTTAGCGGCTCTTCGTGAATATGACCGAATAATTAAGTGTTTATACGTTCTCGATTATGTTGATGACAAAATGCTCAGGCAGTTTGTCCAACAAGCACTTAATCGGGGTGAGGCTTACCATCAATTACGGCGTGCAATTGCGTCAATTAATGGTAATCAATTCAGAGGTGGCGATGATTACCAGATAGAACAATGGAATGATTGTGCTCGTATCATTGCTAACTGCATTATTTATTATAATTCTGCATTATTATCCAGTTTGATTGAAAAATTTGCGCGTGAAAATAATCAAGAAGCGGTGAATATGATAGCTGAGTTATCACCTGTCGCATGGCAGCATATACAGCTGGCCGGTAATTACACCTTTGGCCTTAAAAAAGATAATATTGTACTGGAAAGATTACTGGAGAATTTAGATCCTCTTATTTCAGAAGAGTCGTTAAGCTTAGCGGCATAG
- a CDS encoding iron-containing alcohol dehydrogenase, with protein sequence MNNFEFYNPTRIIFGEGKICELDRVIPKNAKVLILFGGESARKTGTLSEVEQALGSRTFDHFGGIEANPRYETLIKAVDKVEKEGFDFLLAVGGGSVIDGVKFVAAAVNYPGDKWEVVTNKGATIKNALPFGTVLTLPATGSEMNKGSVITREELHSKLAFMSDHVFPQFSILDPVKTYTLPARQISNGVVDAFVHVIEQYLTYPVNAYVQDAFAEGLLKTLIEIGPKALEAPKDYDLRANLMWTATLALNGLIGVGVPQDWSTHMLGHEITVLYGLDHAQTLAIVLPSMLTEKLPQKQAKLVQYAEQVWGITTGSEQEKALKSIELTRAFFEKMQVGTRFSDYQLTHDVVEPLVKSLEAHSMTKLGEHQDINLEVSRRVYTAAL encoded by the coding sequence ATGAACAATTTCGAATTTTATAACCCTACTCGTATCATTTTTGGTGAAGGTAAAATCTGCGAACTTGATCGAGTTATCCCTAAAAATGCTAAGGTTCTTATTTTATTCGGCGGTGAAAGTGCAAGAAAAACAGGAACCTTAAGCGAAGTTGAACAAGCTTTAGGCTCTCGGACATTCGACCATTTTGGTGGGATTGAGGCTAATCCTCGTTATGAAACCTTGATCAAAGCCGTCGATAAAGTTGAAAAAGAAGGCTTTGATTTTTTGCTGGCTGTTGGTGGCGGTTCCGTCATTGATGGCGTTAAATTTGTCGCTGCTGCAGTAAATTATCCGGGCGATAAATGGGAAGTAGTCACAAACAAAGGCGCGACCATAAAAAATGCGCTGCCTTTTGGGACTGTATTAACATTACCTGCAACCGGTTCTGAAATGAACAAAGGTTCTGTGATCACTCGTGAAGAATTACATTCTAAACTTGCGTTTATGAGTGACCACGTGTTCCCTCAATTTTCTATTCTTGACCCAGTAAAAACCTATACATTACCCGCTCGCCAAATCAGTAATGGTGTCGTTGACGCTTTCGTTCATGTTATTGAACAATATTTAACGTATCCAGTAAATGCTTACGTACAAGATGCATTTGCGGAAGGCTTATTAAAAACATTAATCGAAATTGGGCCTAAAGCGCTTGAGGCTCCAAAAGATTATGATCTTCGGGCCAATTTAATGTGGACTGCCACATTAGCTTTAAATGGTTTAATTGGTGTCGGTGTGCCACAAGACTGGTCTACACATATGTTAGGCCACGAAATCACGGTCTTATATGGCTTGGATCATGCACAAACTCTTGCCATTGTTCTTCCATCCATGCTGACAGAAAAATTACCACAAAAACAGGCCAAGTTAGTGCAATATGCCGAACAAGTTTGGGGGATTACGACAGGTTCAGAACAAGAGAAAGCATTAAAATCCATCGAGTTAACCCGAGCATTCTTTGAAAAAATGCAAGTAGGCACACGCTTTAGTGACTACCAGCTCACTCACGATGTTGTTGAACCATTAGTAAAAAGCTTAGAAGCTCACAGTATGACAAAATTAGGCGAGCACCAAGATATTAATTTGGAGGTTAGCCGTCGCGTATATACGGCTGCTTTATAA
- a CDS encoding MFS transporter codes for MISTHYLLLLSAVAVYLVGTAEFMLSAIISPLATVFNVRPEQITWLISAYALSYTLAAPIIGFLSDRIDRRKIVLIALLLLSLDSLAIIFSPNLLIALVLRGFGGLASAALVPVIFALIADAVSERKQAAAMGSIMMGMTVGIITGPIVAGILVQYFAWYAPFVYTAVGCLLVFIIALFTLPHSQKTIGRKLSFKAIKHVGIVRFILAKGIWNGVSVCMFLLAGEILRQRSHLESVEVGSLMGLFGIGLLCGNGLVTKIEKLKISNNAKLVVIILIIMVTIILFLSGWLPLIGHGLCLAVLGGMLGLASPISTAMLARKSAENKGFILSISESVNNLVLLSALPIFSLFFSKGLMVTSVIIIIVLLSTAIYLVLPTREKKEAVD; via the coding sequence ATGATTTCCACTCATTACTTGCTGCTTTTATCCGCAGTAGCGGTATACCTTGTTGGTACCGCAGAATTTATGTTGTCGGCTATTATATCGCCGTTAGCGACTGTGTTTAATGTTCGACCTGAACAAATTACTTGGTTGATATCAGCTTATGCTTTGTCCTATACCTTGGCTGCTCCTATTATTGGTTTTTTATCGGATAGAATCGATAGGCGTAAAATTGTGCTCATAGCTCTTTTGTTATTATCACTCGACAGTTTAGCCATCATTTTCTCACCTAATTTATTGATTGCTCTAGTTTTAAGGGGATTCGGTGGATTGGCATCAGCAGCGCTTGTCCCAGTTATTTTTGCCCTTATTGCTGATGCAGTTAGTGAAAGAAAGCAAGCTGCAGCAATGGGAAGCATTATGATGGGAATGACGGTAGGTATTATTACGGGGCCTATTGTTGCTGGAATATTAGTTCAATATTTTGCTTGGTATGCCCCATTTGTATATACCGCTGTAGGATGCTTATTGGTATTTATCATAGCGTTATTTACACTACCGCACTCTCAAAAAACGATCGGAAGAAAATTATCGTTTAAAGCGATTAAGCACGTAGGTATTGTCAGGTTCATATTAGCTAAAGGCATATGGAATGGCGTGTCGGTTTGCATGTTTTTGCTTGCTGGTGAAATATTAAGGCAACGATCTCACTTAGAAAGTGTAGAGGTTGGTAGCTTAATGGGACTATTTGGGATTGGACTATTATGTGGTAATGGTTTAGTTACAAAAATTGAAAAACTTAAAATATCAAATAATGCAAAACTCGTGGTTATTATTTTAATAATTATGGTAACGATTATCTTATTTCTCAGTGGGTGGCTTCCGTTAATTGGTCATGGATTATGTTTAGCTGTTTTAGGGGGGATGTTGGGTCTGGCATCACCGATAAGTACAGCAATGTTAGCAAGAAAAAGTGCAGAGAATAAAGGTTTTATTCTGTCTATATCCGAGAGTGTTAACAACTTGGTTCTACTATCTGCATTACCGATATTTTCTTTGTTTTTTTCAAAAGGTCTAATGGTTACTTCTGTAATCATAATTATTGTATTGTTAAGTACAGCTATTTATTTAGTTTTACCAACAAGAGAGAAAAAAGAGGCTGTAGATTGA
- the ydeE gene encoding efflux MFS transporter YdeE, producing MLSKFNISNSALLASSLLLTIGRGATLPFMAIYLTREYKMAIDIVGVAMSMAMVVGVLFSMGFGMLADRVDKKRCMLSAVIAFICGFIAIPIVNNAILVIIFFSLINCSYSVFSTVLKAYFADTLTVALKAKIFSLNYTFINIGWTVGPPIGTWLLMYSINLPFYLAAISAAFPIFFIQRFVQSIKPIPLEEGQNRKWNPVAMLRDQVLAWFILSTFLGSLVFGTFTTWISQYAITVANSDFAQVVIGVILPVNAIVVVTLQYTVGKRITPDNLRKLMTLGSLFFILGLATFMYSHENLYLWALGAFIFTLGELIYAPGEYMLIDSIAPDGMKASYFSAQSLGLLGGAFNPMLTGVVLTELPPYFIFIILMFVTFLAWLSMLNGMRLRKKQILIAQ from the coding sequence ATGTTATCTAAATTTAATATATCAAACAGTGCATTACTTGCATCGTCACTGCTCTTAACGATTGGCCGTGGTGCAACATTACCCTTTATGGCTATTTACTTAACCCGTGAATATAAAATGGCTATTGATATTGTCGGTGTTGCAATGTCAATGGCTATGGTGGTCGGTGTTTTATTTAGCATGGGCTTTGGCATGCTAGCTGATCGTGTTGACAAAAAACGCTGCATGTTATCTGCAGTTATCGCTTTTATTTGTGGGTTTATTGCAATACCTATCGTTAATAATGCAATTCTCGTCATTATTTTCTTTTCGCTAATAAATTGCTCTTATTCCGTGTTCTCAACGGTACTAAAAGCGTACTTTGCCGATACCCTTACGGTTGCATTAAAAGCAAAAATATTTTCCTTAAATTATACATTCATTAATATTGGCTGGACCGTTGGGCCCCCTATTGGTACTTGGTTATTAATGTATAGCATTAACCTACCATTCTATTTAGCTGCAATTTCTGCCGCTTTCCCAATATTCTTTATACAGAGGTTTGTGCAGAGCATAAAACCAATACCTTTAGAAGAAGGACAGAACCGTAAATGGAACCCTGTCGCTATGCTAAGAGATCAAGTCCTAGCATGGTTTATTTTATCCACTTTCTTAGGCTCATTAGTTTTCGGTACTTTTACGACTTGGATATCGCAGTATGCCATTACCGTTGCTAACAGCGATTTTGCACAAGTGGTTATTGGCGTTATTTTACCAGTGAATGCGATTGTCGTAGTAACTTTGCAATATACGGTTGGCAAACGGATCACGCCAGATAATTTAAGAAAATTAATGACATTAGGTAGCCTATTTTTCATTTTAGGATTGGCAACCTTTATGTATTCCCATGAAAATTTATACCTTTGGGCTCTTGGCGCCTTTATATTCACTCTAGGTGAGTTAATCTATGCCCCTGGAGAATATATGTTAATTGATAGTATTGCCCCAGACGGAATGAAGGCCAGTTATTTTTCAGCTCAATCTCTAGGGCTACTTGGTGGTGCATTTAATCCGATGTTAACAGGTGTTGTACTCACGGAACTTCCACCCTATTTTATTTTCATTATTCTTATGTTTGTTACGTTTTTAGCCTGGCTATCCATGTTAAATGGAATGCGTTTAAGAAAAAAACAAATACTAATTGCTCAATAG
- a CDS encoding recombinase family protein, whose translation MNTNTRIYGYLRASTHEQDASRAKNELLKFAEGMGLQIACWFEENESGAQLHRPELFRLLNVAMSGDIILVEQVDRISRLNTDDWEKLKYLIGHKGLKVVSLDLPTSYQFMNRTDEFTERMLAALNSMMLDMLAAVARKDYEDRRRRQAQGVQKAKQEGKYKGRPINKILHQKIEGLLMEGKSYSQIENLIGCSRHTISKVSKAMKIKK comes from the coding sequence ATGAATACAAATACACGAATTTATGGGTATCTTCGCGCATCAACGCATGAACAGGATGCGTCGAGAGCAAAAAATGAACTGTTGAAATTTGCTGAAGGAATGGGGTTGCAAATAGCCTGCTGGTTTGAAGAGAATGAGTCAGGTGCTCAGCTTCACCGACCCGAACTCTTTCGCTTACTTAATGTGGCCATGTCAGGCGATATTATTTTAGTTGAACAGGTGGATAGAATTAGCCGCTTGAATACGGATGACTGGGAAAAATTAAAATATCTCATTGGGCACAAAGGGTTAAAGGTTGTTTCGTTAGATCTCCCAACCAGTTACCAATTTATGAATCGCACCGATGAATTTACGGAACGAATGCTTGCAGCCCTTAACAGTATGATGTTAGACATGCTGGCAGCGGTTGCGAGAAAGGATTACGAAGATAGACGTCGTCGTCAAGCCCAAGGAGTGCAAAAAGCCAAACAAGAAGGCAAGTATAAAGGTCGCCCTATCAACAAAATATTACATCAAAAAATTGAAGGTCTGCTGATGGAGGGGAAAAGTTATAGCCAGATAGAAAACCTAATAGGTTGCTCAAGACACACAATTTCGAAAGTATCAAAAGCGATGAAAATAAAGAAATAA
- a CDS encoding C80 family cysteine peptidase, which yields MININNQKTNDNVIDKDEDLMFLMEHLDENPLVGEQSSELKNISNWFNPIDEYTRLKTSKYLMSKPINDSIYDYHVLIQIGGDDTTAKSTGRLLAKFPDNSLVIQFDVANEQWKILHGDLKTKVNGKIRWAVIGHGQYKGRNQQSYFEGYQANQLIAGLKYLKNHVLKAYPPNKIVLAGCQLGRGGVNENFVFRASVELAKQGIYLPVVGYNRLIGVTSDSKKITWPYDLAGEKQSTKNWRLEVNINQTDQQAYINGKHASLYFIDELRRDELDVWQLIKDDHSTSMDIFREPNNEYKIDIDLIKKVAFNHDAYAIFKNKLNMKSILFNSDFRRELLHEYESVGILESPLWLMINKNNVYINSQKNKDNIKIIIRTGRGVVGKKYAEDLLNSSPNSTLLLQLNPNTMEFFLEHGDIERLLKVPKQQWILIDNLHPEPGYIQNYANSLHELKLRYDFKIPESISLYLTDTKSLLTKDEKVSFFDELTSKLKINGVYTKFFLESNFEIRHRIRALLEDISIGNLLIENIDINENSCLKGFFTLQDGSIDKDKLKVAVYDPIISKKINKICEAENESDFAQMWDSIFSDDNSTRVKQQAIEVKEILEFLSHQPEKIHYLSKPSISRLSELFPSGQGFNHSDVLKLVQDPIKLREYNQYIDDFLTIYIDIEISFADKKSLSEEFKLIFDLNEKIKSNHAALSQLSYKDGLDITLNKLPVEISSFEGLYFLHLFQHSNLTDEQRLQLKDKLGVLKKLTRKNGLGNITSKEQEALNRFDEIYQCNSDLLGTISSEISEQSHIVLFENMENNQIITFQSDEEIYTITSYSRNDKYILTLSDSIGIELIISHSEFNQAKQQLFNVFNEYINQEIIKDDGTVSTRGNIAGFKHGVGEALFGEVKSINTKSEAYQSMQKNMMSELDTVFRGSAISVTDGPEVIFGEQVTSLKTLRDIGATIDNEPLDFKHTQLPNWGDNVKFNPDKLVFQLTFLTGNEKDINLIKMLNKILQGDKIARRIGANSMIQPRAILQEQLQIIQKLQFGHQDGVEKVVEDLRRVGVKLPVYARMANYFGQGIGSTGIFLTVNSVYQLIDELDNPNLSEKERREIQKNLDLACANAFFNYGDMVLQPILLKLAYKQAGSFNVSSKITARITIIFNLIGMGLDVYQACEAFEQLDKVTNDKDRQDLMVNGSLSIANIVVGGVTMVGIIIGSSAIRGCVPISSKSPKFACSPLISRTTADI from the coding sequence ATGATAAATATAAATAATCAAAAAACGAATGATAACGTAATTGATAAAGATGAAGATTTAATGTTTTTGATGGAACACTTAGATGAAAACCCCTTAGTGGGGGAACAATCCTCTGAGCTTAAAAATATATCCAATTGGTTTAACCCTATAGATGAATACACAAGACTTAAAACTTCCAAGTATTTAATGAGTAAGCCAATAAATGACTCTATATATGATTATCACGTTTTAATCCAAATAGGCGGTGACGATACAACAGCTAAATCAACGGGGCGGTTATTAGCAAAATTCCCTGATAACTCACTTGTCATACAGTTTGATGTTGCAAACGAACAGTGGAAGATACTACATGGTGATTTAAAAACCAAAGTTAATGGGAAAATACGTTGGGCGGTTATTGGTCATGGACAGTACAAAGGGCGCAACCAACAAAGTTACTTTGAAGGGTACCAAGCAAATCAACTTATTGCAGGGCTGAAGTACCTTAAAAATCATGTATTAAAAGCATACCCACCAAATAAGATTGTCTTAGCTGGCTGCCAATTAGGCCGCGGGGGCGTAAATGAAAATTTTGTCTTCAGAGCAAGTGTCGAGTTAGCTAAACAGGGAATATACCTTCCTGTGGTGGGGTATAATCGGCTTATCGGTGTCACGAGTGACAGTAAAAAAATAACGTGGCCATATGATCTCGCAGGGGAAAAACAATCGACTAAAAATTGGCGGTTAGAAGTTAATATTAACCAAACTGACCAACAAGCCTATATTAATGGTAAGCATGCTAGTTTATATTTTATCGATGAATTAAGACGTGATGAGCTAGACGTATGGCAGTTAATAAAAGATGACCACTCTACTTCAATGGATATTTTTAGGGAACCCAATAATGAGTATAAAATCGACATTGATTTGATTAAGAAAGTGGCTTTTAATCATGATGCATACGCTATTTTTAAAAATAAATTAAACATGAAGAGCATTCTATTTAATAGTGATTTTAGACGTGAGTTACTTCATGAATATGAGAGTGTTGGAATATTAGAATCACCATTGTGGTTAATGATTAATAAAAACAATGTGTATATTAACTCGCAGAAAAATAAAGATAATATCAAAATTATTATTCGCACAGGAAGGGGCGTTGTAGGGAAAAAATATGCGGAAGATCTCCTGAATAGCTCCCCTAATAGCACACTGTTGCTTCAATTAAACCCGAATACAATGGAGTTTTTCTTAGAACATGGGGACATAGAGCGGTTACTCAAAGTACCCAAACAACAGTGGATATTAATAGATAATCTTCATCCTGAACCTGGTTATATACAAAACTATGCTAACTCGCTACATGAATTAAAGTTAAGATATGATTTTAAAATCCCAGAAAGTATTTCACTGTATTTAACCGATACAAAATCATTATTAACTAAAGATGAGAAGGTGAGTTTTTTTGATGAGTTAACAAGTAAGCTAAAAATAAATGGAGTATATACAAAATTTTTTTTGGAGAGTAATTTTGAAATAAGGCATAGAATAAGGGCGTTACTTGAGGATATTAGCATAGGTAATTTATTAATAGAAAATATTGACATAAATGAAAATTCTTGTTTAAAAGGTTTTTTTACATTACAAGATGGAAGTATTGATAAAGATAAATTAAAAGTTGCAGTATATGATCCCATTATCAGTAAAAAAATTAATAAAATATGTGAGGCTGAGAATGAAAGTGATTTTGCTCAGATGTGGGATTCAATTTTTTCTGACGATAACTCCACGAGGGTTAAGCAGCAGGCTATTGAAGTAAAAGAAATTTTGGAATTTTTAAGTCATCAGCCTGAAAAAATACACTACCTAAGTAAGCCGTCTATAAGCCGTTTGTCTGAGTTATTCCCGAGCGGGCAAGGTTTTAATCATTCAGATGTTTTAAAATTGGTCCAAGATCCAATAAAGTTAAGGGAATATAACCAATATATTGATGATTTTTTAACTATCTATATAGATATTGAAATATCATTTGCAGATAAAAAATCATTAAGTGAAGAGTTTAAATTGATATTTGATTTAAACGAAAAAATAAAATCTAATCATGCAGCACTTTCTCAGTTATCATATAAAGACGGGCTTGATATTACACTCAACAAATTACCCGTTGAAATAAGTTCCTTTGAAGGGCTCTACTTTTTACATCTTTTTCAGCACAGTAATTTAACTGATGAACAACGTTTGCAACTTAAGGACAAGCTGGGGGTCTTAAAAAAGCTAACACGAAAAAATGGATTGGGTAATATTACAAGCAAAGAGCAGGAAGCACTCAATCGGTTTGATGAAATATATCAATGTAATTCTGATTTATTAGGCACCATTTCTAGTGAAATAAGCGAACAATCTCACATAGTATTATTTGAGAATATGGAGAATAACCAAATCATCACGTTTCAAAGTGATGAAGAGATATATACAATCACAAGCTACTCGCGCAATGATAAGTATATTTTGACCTTATCCGATTCGATAGGGATCGAGCTGATTATTAGTCATTCAGAATTTAACCAAGCAAAACAACAGTTATTTAATGTTTTTAATGAATATATTAACCAAGAAATAATCAAAGATGATGGTACTGTATCAACAAGAGGAAATATTGCAGGATTTAAGCATGGAGTAGGTGAAGCCCTGTTTGGTGAAGTGAAATCTATAAATACAAAGAGTGAAGCATATCAAAGTATGCAGAAAAACATGATGAGTGAACTGGATACCGTTTTCAGGGGATCTGCAATATCAGTGACTGATGGCCCTGAAGTTATTTTTGGCGAACAGGTCACATCACTGAAAACACTTAGAGATATCGGGGCTACGATAGATAACGAACCATTAGATTTTAAACATACTCAACTCCCTAATTGGGGGGATAATGTTAAATTTAATCCTGACAAATTAGTATTTCAGTTAACCTTTTTAACTGGGAATGAAAAGGATATTAATTTAATTAAAATGCTCAATAAGATCTTACAAGGGGATAAAATAGCAAGACGAATTGGTGCTAATTCAATGATCCAGCCAAGAGCGATACTACAAGAACAACTCCAGATTATTCAAAAATTACAATTTGGTCATCAGGATGGAGTAGAGAAAGTCGTGGAAGATTTACGGCGTGTCGGTGTTAAATTACCCGTCTATGCCAGAATGGCTAATTATTTCGGGCAAGGAATTGGTTCTACAGGAATATTTTTGACGGTCAATTCGGTTTATCAGTTGATAGATGAATTAGATAATCCTAATTTATCGGAGAAAGAGAGACGAGAAATACAGAAAAATCTTGATCTGGCCTGTGCAAATGCATTTTTTAATTATGGAGATATGGTTTTACAGCCTATTTTACTCAAGCTTGCTTATAAACAAGCTGGGTCATTTAATGTATCATCAAAAATTACAGCTCGTATTACAATCATATTTAATTTAATTGGAATGGGGTTAGATGTATATCAAGCGTGTGAAGCATTTGAACAGCTAGATAAAGTTACAAATGATAAAGATCGGCAAGATTTAATGGTGAATGGTTCCTTGTCAATTGCCAATATTGTTGTGGGTGGAGTAACCATGGTTGGCATAATCATTGGCTCATCCGCAATCCGGGGTTGTGTGCCCATTTCATCGAAAAGTCCAAAGTTTGCTTGTAGCCCTTTGATATCAAGGACTACAGCCGATATATAG